In Dysgonomonadaceae bacterium PH5-43, the sequence CGGGTAAATCCTCGAAAACGAGTTGTTCCGGTTCACGAGGTTCGCCACACAAATCAAGTGCTTGTTGCGAAATGGGCATATATTCAACACCTTTTGTTTTCTGTTGTGTGAAATGCAATTGTGCTTGGTCGCCATTCATGCTGATTTCTTTCCATCGTAATTTCTGAATATCACAATGTCGTAATCCGGTAAGAGCAGAAAACAATGCAGCGCGTTTGAGAACATCACGTTCACATGGTGTGCCTGCAAGAATGTTAAGCTCTTCAACGGTCAAGTATTCACGCCTTGACTCTTGTTCCGGTATGCCTTTGATTTTTGCCGATAAATCAGTTGTCAAGTATCCATCAACAAAAGCTTGCTTTAATGCCGCCTTGAAAATAGAGAAGTAGGTTACGGCAGTATTGCGAGAAATAGTTCCGCTTTTATTTCCTCCGCAGGGAGCAGACAACAGATATAACTTAAAATCTTCGGCAAAGCGATTGTCGATTTTGGCAAAAAGCAATGTGTCTCCAGCGAAGAGCTTCATTAATTCGTAGGTTCGTTTCCAGTTTACACGAATAGAGTCCGAACTTTGTGCATGGCGTTTCTTTGCTGTGGCGTTAAAATACTCTATGAAATTCTGTTGCGCACGCTCCTTTTGTTCAACTTGTGCACTTTCTGTATCACTATATAGATCAGCATTATCATATTCTCGTTGGCGAAGTTTACGGATTCCATCGGCATAGAGCATCGTTTCTTGGTCTTTTTCACTTCGGCAAACGATTATTCCATTATCATCACGTTTGGGTTTGTAGGTTTTTGTTCCGTCCGAATCGGTGCGGGCGGTGCGCTTCTTATCCCATTCAACCGTAGTAATACAACGATTCAAGTATTCTCGGACACGTTGCGGAGTTTGCTTGCCGGGAACATAAACCGGATAGCTTTCAATATAAAC encodes:
- a CDS encoding hypothetical protein (product_source=Hypo-rule applied; cath_funfam=1.10.10.41; pfam=PF13102,PF17293; superfamily=56349), whose translation is MKQLSNTKVTVRLRKAEDRKEWYVYIESYPVYVPGKQTPQRVREYLNRCITTVEWDKKRTARTDSDGTKTYKPKRDDNGIIVCRSEKDQETMLYADGIRKLRQREYDNADLYSDTESAQVEQKERAQQNFIEYFNATAKKRHAQSSDSIRVNWKRTYELMKLFAGDTLLFAKIDNRFAEDFKLYLLSAPCGGNKSGTISRNTAVTYFSIFKAALKQAFVDGYLTTDLSAKIKGIPEQESRREYLTVEELNILAGTPCERDVLKRAALFSALTGLRHCDIQKLRWKEISMNGDQAQLHFTQQKTKGVEYMPISQQALDLCGEPREPEQLVFEDLP